From the Eschrichtius robustus isolate mEscRob2 chromosome 19, mEscRob2.pri, whole genome shotgun sequence genome, the window GCAAACACACACATAGTGAGTGGCTTGGATTTAACCAGAGGGCAACAGGGAGCCACAGCAGGTCTCTGGCAGAGGAGTGCACTCTGGAGAGTGCAACAGGTACCTCCCTTTTGGCAAGAGGTGGCACCTTTTGGGGCCTCAGTGTCCTCCCTGGGGTGGGGACAGTAATAGCAGTGACCTCAGAGACTCTGTTACACTTGGAGGATTAAATGGGAAACAGGACTCGGTGCACCTGGGGACTGGAGCACAGGGACGAATCATCTCCAAGTGTTGGTGGAGCTAAAGGTGACTCTCCAGCCCTCACGCACGTCTGGGGGCAGGGTCTCATTTGTCTCTCCCCAGTCTGCACCCATGCCTACTGTCTCTAGGTCTTCATCCTCTGGGTCTCCGCTAGTCTTTGCTTCTCTGCCTTCCAGTCTTGACCTctacctgtctctctctccccattgtctctgtctctccatctttcccTCTCCATTTCCATCTCTCCTTgatgtctctccatctctcccctctgtccctccctccctccctcgcacTACCTCTCCAGCTCTCCGTCTGTCTCTTCATCTCTCCCACTGCCCTTCAATCTCTCCCGCTGTCCCTCCATCTCCCCTCTGTCCCTCggtccctccatctctcccctcTGCCCCGCCCCGCTCCCCGCCCCTCACCTCGGGCTCACTCGTTGCCCGCACCCGCCGCCCTAGGCCCGGCCTCGAGCGAGACGAGCTGCAGGCGCACGCGGCGGGAGCCGGGGGCGTGCGGCGGGGGCATGCGGGCGGCGGCGCGCGCTCCCCAGGAGACGGGCGCGGCGCGCCGGCCGGCGGAGGAGGAAGCTGGCGCCGACCAGCGGCGGGAGAGCTTTCGCGCGAGGCGGGAGAGCGCCGAGGGCCGCAGGCCGTAGTCGCGCTCGAGCTCCTGGCGCGAGATCTCGATGTTGCCGGTGTACCAGAGGATCCAGCCGAGCAGgctcaggaagacgagcagcgCGCCCGAGTAGATGAGCAGGTCGCCGAAGTCGCGGCCGCGCACCTGCAACTGCGCGAACACGCCGGTCAGCAGCGCCGCCATGCCCGCCACGTCCAGCGCCACGGCCAGCAGCAGCGCCAACCGGCAGCGGCCCAGGCCCGACGCGGGCACAGGCGcgcccgccggcggggacggTGCGCCAGGCGGGGGCCCCTGCGAGGCGCACACCGCTGGCGCCGCCGCCATGGCCCTGCTCCACCGCAGCGGCTGGCTCCGACGGAGAGCGTTCCGCGTTCCGGGTGCGGCCCGGTCCGGGGCGGGGTCAGGGGACTGCGCCAGGTGTGCCCGGCACCCGCCTGATCACCTGAGCTGGGCTGGGTGCTCAGAAGCCGATGCTGGGGGCAGCTGGGCGCACAGATTAGTGCGGCCCAGGGCCCCTGCATCCTAAGGAGCCTGAAGCAGCGCATGGTGAAAATCCGGGGTGCTCTACTAGAGGCAGCAGGGCAAACCCCAACATTCCTGTTTGCTCAGATTTCTCCTGGGGCCTCTGGACTGTCAGGACTCATTACGGCGAAGTCCAGGGGCACAGTGATGGGCCAGACAAGGCCCCTGACTTCAAGGAGTTTCTGGACATAATCACAACTCAAGGTGCCCTAATGGAGGTGACATAAAGCACCGTCATTCCTTCTGTTCACTTGGAGTCtctccaggccctgtgctggtgAGGCTGAGGTCTCAGAGGTATATCAGGCGAGGCTCCTGCCCCTTAAAGAGGACCCTGACAACAGAAAATAAACTTCCCTAAAGTGTAACGGGTGTGACATAGGGCGGAATGGAGGGGGAGAATAGGGCTGGAGTCC encodes:
- the TMEM238 gene encoding transmembrane protein 238 → MAAAPAVCASQGPPPGAPSPPAGAPVPASGLGRCRLALLLAVALDVAGMAALLTGVFAQLQVRGRDFGDLLIYSGALLVFLSLLGWILWYTGNIEISRQELERDYGLRPSALSRLARKLSRRWSAPASSSAGRRAAPVSWGARAAARMPPPHAPGSRRVRLQLVSLEAGPRAAGAGNE